In the Bacillus sp. FJAT-42376 genome, GTCAGCAAGTGGCTTCCGAATTTGCTTCACTTTTCCTGATTATTCGGTTCGACTTTAAAGTCTGGAGGGATTCGATGAAAATCGCGTTGTTTACGGATACGTATGCTCCTGATGTTAATGGAGTAGCCCGGACATTAAAACGGTTCACAGACTATCTTGAAGCGAATGGCCATGAATATCGGGTTTTTGCGCCTGAAAGCACAAAAGAAAGCCGGTTTTCCAGTCATATCCACCGTTTTTCAAGCTTTCCTTTCTTTTTATACCCTGAGTGCCGCGTCGCGTGGCCCAATATGCTCCAGGTAAAAGGAGAGCTCCAAAAATTCCAGCCTGATCTCGTTCATATAGCAACGCCGTTCAACATCGGTTTTTGCGGCATGCATTATGCAAAAAAATTAAACATTCCCATTGTCGGCTCGTATCATACTGATTTTGACCAGTATCTGGAATATTACGACCTGCAGTTCTTCTCGAAAATCCTTTGGAAATACATGCACTGGTTTCACAGGCCTTTTAAAAAGCTGTTTGTTCCCTCCCCTGAAACGATGGAACAGCTGAAAAATCAAGGATTTCCCAATTTGAAAATATGGGGCAGAGGTGTGGACTGTTCCATGTTTTCTCCGCGCCTCGACGGTTTTGATGCGCACGAACATTACCATATAAAGGAGCCGTTTATCCTCTCTTATGCCGGACGCCTTGCTCCAGAGAAAGACATCCAGACACTGATGGCCATTGCCAAAAGGCTTCCCGAGCATTTACGGGAAAAAGTACATTTTCTGATTATCGGAGACGGTCCCTCAAAGGTTGAAATGATGAAGGATGCACCGGATAACATGACGTTTGCCGGGTATGTCAGCGGACGAAACCTTGCGAAACTTTATGCTTCATCTGATCTTTTTGTTTTCCCTTCCCCTACAGAAACCTTTGGGAATGTCGTACTGGAATCCCTGGCGTGCGGAACACCAGTCATTGGTGCAAATTCCGGGGGTGTCAAGAATATACTGTCAGAAGGAAAAAACGGTCTGCTCGTCGAGCCTCGTAATCCGGACGCATTCATTGAAGCGATTTCTTCATTGGTAGGCAATCATCGTCTTCGAGAGGAAATGTCCCGTCATGCGAGAGCCTACGCACTGACTCAAACGTGGAATCAGATTTTTGATGGCCTGCTGCATGATTATGAGGAGGTCATCGTCCATCCGGAAGAAGTCCGTTACGCTTAAATGAACAAAAGCGCAGGTGCCTTGAAGGAATAAAGTTCTGATAAGTGCGCGACGTCCTGTCGCAACGCCCAACTGATCCGCTTCATGCGGGCCTCCGACAACTTGAGGGGCCAGGCTCATTTTTATCATTCCCTAAACAGCAAAAAGGCGCAGCTGATTTCCCAGCGGCGCCTTTTTGATTAGCGGAACCATTTAATGTATCGGGCCGCCCATTTTTTTAACCCTCCGTCAAAAAGTTTCTCTCTCCAGTACAAATCAGCTGCTGTCTGGATGGCAGCTGCACGGTTAGGATAGGGATACACCATCCCGGATAAGCTTCTCAGTTTATCTCCGTTTGTTTTAGCCATTACGACCGATTGCATCCAGTCCCCTGCTCCTTCTCCTGCTGCATGTGCTCCGATGATTTTCCCTTTTTGGTCCATGATCAGCTTAATGAAACCAGATTCCTGCTCCGTGACAAAGCGGTCGACTTCATTCAGGCGCTTTTTATATACGGTTATCTTTCCGTGCTTTTCTTCTGCTTCTTTCTCTGTTAATCCAAGATGAAATACTTCAGGGCGGGTATATACATTCCATGGCATATTTTCATAGGAAATCTTGCTTTTCACTCCAAATACAGCATTCTGAACAATGGTTTTGCCTTCCTGCCCCGCTGCATGTGTAAAAATGTATTGGCCGGTTACGTCTCCCGCTGCAAAAATATGTTTTTGGCTCGACTGGAGATATTCGTTCACGATGACATGTCCATGGTCGTTCAGATTGATTCCGGCCGTTTCGCAGTTTAATCCCTTCGTATTCGGTACACGTCCCATAGCCAAGAGAATTTCATCTGCCTCGATCGCCTCTTTCTTCTCCCCTGTCTTTACATGAACGACTTTGCCTGTTTCAGAGACAGAAATCTTCTCCACCTCTGTATTTGAATAGATGGTTAGTTCTTTTGATAGCTGTCCAGTCATAAAATCACGAATTTCTTCATCTTCTTTTGAAAGAATCTTAGAAGAACGGTCGATGACCGTTACCTTGCTTCCCATTCGTGCGAAAGCCTGCCCCATCTCGACTCCAATCGGTCCGCCCCCGATAATCGCCAGTTTTTCAGGGAATGATTCCATGGAAAAAATCGTCTCGTTCGTCTGAAAACCGGCTTCTTTTAAACCTTCAATATCCGGTATAAGAGGACTGGATCCAACGGCAATGACAAACCGTTTTCCTGTAATCGTTTCGCCATTCACCCTTACTTCATGCGTTCCGGTGAATTCCGCGGTTCCATGAAATACATCGACACCCATTTGTTCAAACCGTTCATCCGAATCGTGATCCTGAATGGTTTGAATGGAAGTTTGAATAGAAGCCTTCACCTTTTCAAAGTCTGCGGTCAGCTTGAATCCCTGTTCAGCAGCCACTTTTTTCCCAGTGAAAAATTCATTAGCCTGATGGATAAGCGCCTTTGACGGGACACAGCCGACATGCAAACAGTCTCCTCCCAGGGTACTGCGCTTTTCAATAAGAGCCACTTTTGCACCAAAAGACGCTGCACCGGAAGCG is a window encoding:
- a CDS encoding glycosyltransferase family 1 protein: MKIALFTDTYAPDVNGVARTLKRFTDYLEANGHEYRVFAPESTKESRFSSHIHRFSSFPFFLYPECRVAWPNMLQVKGELQKFQPDLVHIATPFNIGFCGMHYAKKLNIPIVGSYHTDFDQYLEYYDLQFFSKILWKYMHWFHRPFKKLFVPSPETMEQLKNQGFPNLKIWGRGVDCSMFSPRLDGFDAHEHYHIKEPFILSYAGRLAPEKDIQTLMAIAKRLPEHLREKVHFLIIGDGPSKVEMMKDAPDNMTFAGYVSGRNLAKLYASSDLFVFPSPTETFGNVVLESLACGTPVIGANSGGVKNILSEGKNGLLVEPRNPDAFIEAISSLVGNHRLREEMSRHARAYALTQTWNQIFDGLLHDYEEVIVHPEEVRYA
- a CDS encoding FAD-dependent oxidoreductase, encoding MKYDLIVIGGGSGGLTAASGAASFGAKVALIEKRSTLGGDCLHVGCVPSKALIHQANEFFTGKKVAAEQGFKLTADFEKVKASIQTSIQTIQDHDSDERFEQMGVDVFHGTAEFTGTHEVRVNGETITGKRFVIAVGSSPLIPDIEGLKEAGFQTNETIFSMESFPEKLAIIGGGPIGVEMGQAFARMGSKVTVIDRSSKILSKEDEEIRDFMTGQLSKELTIYSNTEVEKISVSETGKVVHVKTGEKKEAIEADEILLAMGRVPNTKGLNCETAGINLNDHGHVIVNEYLQSSQKHIFAAGDVTGQYIFTHAAGQEGKTIVQNAVFGVKSKISYENMPWNVYTRPEVFHLGLTEKEAEEKHGKITVYKKRLNEVDRFVTEQESGFIKLIMDQKGKIIGAHAAGEGAGDWMQSVVMAKTNGDKLRSLSGMVYPYPNRAAAIQTAADLYWREKLFDGGLKKWAARYIKWFR